The following is a genomic window from Litorimonas taeanensis.
AATGAAGCTGAAATAAAAGATAAAATCATTAGTTTTGTTCGCAGCACTATGGCGGCCTATAAAGTGCCGAAACACATTCATATTATCGACGCCATACCGCTCACCCCTATCGGAAAAATCGATAAAAAAGCGCTACGCGCCTAAGAGTTAAATAGCTAAAGCACTGAATATAAGAGGTAAGTCATGTCTGTACTTTCAATCCTTGAAAGCCGTTATTCCGTTCGCGGATTTAAAAAAGATCCTGTTGATGCAGAATTAATAAAATCAATTTTTTCTCAGGCCCAGCGCTCGGCCTCTAATTGTAATGTTCAACCTTGGCAAAGCTATGTTGTAAGCGGTGAAACAAGAGACAAAGTTTCAGAAGCCCTTGTTAAGGCCGTAATGTCAGGCAACCCACCAAATCCGAAATTTGACTGGGTGACACGTTATCAAGATGAGCATCGCCAACGCCAATTCGGTTCAGCCAATGCGTTATATTCTGCTCTTGGAATTGCCCGTGAAGACAAAATGGCACGAAATATTGCCATGCTTCGGAACTGGCAGTTCTTTGATGCTCCTCATGCCGTGTTTTTCGTTATGGAAAAATATATGGGTATAATGGGTGCGGTAGACATTGGGATTTATGCCCAGACATTGTCATTATTACTTGAGGAAAATGGCATTCAAAGCTGTATGCAAGGCGCTCTTGGCCAATTCCCTGCGCCAGTCGAAGAGCTCTTAGGCATTCCAGAAAGCCAAGGTATTTTGTTTGGCATGTCTTTTGGTTATGAAGACAAAGAACATCCTGCCAATGCCGCCCGAACGGACCGCGCCGATTTATCCGACGCGGTTAAGTTTTTTACCTAAGCTAAACACTCACTTTTTGGGGGATGGGGCAACTCACCCCCGTTGGGCCATGCATGCAATAACCTTCGGGGTTCTTAGCAAGATATTGCTGATGATAATCTTCAGCAGGGTAATATTTCGGCGCTTTGCCAATTTCAGTTGTTACAGGACGACCATAAGCCTTTTCATAGCGTGTCGCCGCAGCTTTGGCCTTGGCAAGATGTTCATCCGAATACACATATAAAGCGCTGCGATATTGCGACCCAACATCATTTCCTTGTCGATTGCCTTGCGTTGGGTCATGATTTTCAAAATAGACCTTTAAGATTTCATCAAAACTGATAACTTTGGGGTCATAGACGACATGGACAATTTCCGCATGTCCTGTCGCACCCGAACACACAAGTTCATAATT
Proteins encoded in this region:
- a CDS encoding nitroreductase, whose amino-acid sequence is MSVLSILESRYSVRGFKKDPVDAELIKSIFSQAQRSASNCNVQPWQSYVVSGETRDKVSEALVKAVMSGNPPNPKFDWVTRYQDEHRQRQFGSANALYSALGIAREDKMARNIAMLRNWQFFDAPHAVFFVMEKYMGIMGAVDIGIYAQTLSLLLEENGIQSCMQGALGQFPAPVEELLGIPESQGILFGMSFGYEDKEHPANAARTDRADLSDAVKFFT
- the msrA gene encoding peptide-methionine (S)-S-oxide reductase MsrA, which encodes MLATIDKHHVNGQSMFGETPEGFEQVLLGMGCFWGAERILWKLDGVHVTSVGYAGGTVTTPNYELVCSGATGHAEIVHVVYDPKVISFDEILKVYFENHDPTQGNRQGNDVGSQYRSALYVYSDEHLAKAKAAATRYEKAYGRPVTTEIGKAPKYYPAEDYHQQYLAKNPEGYCMHGPTGVSCPIPQKVSV